One Mya arenaria isolate MELC-2E11 chromosome 5, ASM2691426v1 genomic window carries:
- the LOC128233469 gene encoding cilia- and flagella-associated protein 91-like, whose protein sequence is MATQTQTLRKAPVQMSRTHDYLYDNHHVLASERDHARATFKAHTGADRVKRVPVYNTMFSELRHHPRFQMRLDVTDPVPKFISRQWRGYADQHREQLIRYTTFNYDPSVQVPAKEYSTAHVRGSDRFKYFRRPIIPFLQQVPPEVLLATARHDPLAGPDMQVERPPTPLTRTIEIQTDYRDSEAQTDPYTPEYVVRPGSAPELLTLATLSHGRGLPAGRAEVEMIERARAKRAWEATLPPLNDVSQLEKRKRMMDEMERKEWALREQEIEKLQETRLEVLKQLLKQREENHQELNIKRLDKLWSKKQKEKESRIKKIRNEHIKTIRKLTDKRRKVEGKLERREVINDYATYGSQTYAPLTRVGIFIDRGSEQYTVKSRHLNTYQGLLELEASLPDFVTQPRIKGPKPKTVTKSGFVKRKYRQEIELMDMHETIKEAKLKGEEEPKPLRFLQKIEKPIPRPPTPTVEVPSQEEEDRELAVIFLQQVIRGRAIQNMMYEGKEKRMELIRELRSTHALQDAEQTYKKQEKQATLALQRQRRLHEHQESLVDEALAGVEGKSLGDMFDFLSKELVRLQEERRIHAFSMLAERQRRIREAEESGRRQVEERRRREEDEVFKQVIRVHQDTVDSYLTSIVIGSIDDTADAQARMEVSEYAEKINDIAYDLEDKRTQLQSEEIVADLVHCFLIPEVQKQTVREKIRQDQRRYLVAAHNEIHKDSEQVISMYPRQPKTVTPPSSSTPTPPK, encoded by the exons ATGGCAACGCAGACACAGACATTGCGCAAAGCTCCTGTTCAAATGTCCAGGACCCATGATTACCTGTATG ataATCACCATGTCCTTGCCAGTGAACGTGATCATGCCAGAGCTACGTTTAAGGCTCACACGGGGGCTGATCGTGTT AAACGTGTCCCTGTGTACAATACAATGTTCAGCGAGCTTCGACACCATCCAAGGTTTCAGATGAGGCTTGATGTCACTGATCCAGTCCCTAAGTTCATCTCAAGACAGTGGCGAGGATATGCAGACCAACACAGGGAGCAATTGATTAGATACACAAC GTTCAACTATGACCCCAGTGTACAAGTTCCAGCAAAAGAATATTCTACCGCCCATGTCAGGGGCTCAGACAGGTTCAAGTACTTCAGAAG GCCTATTATCCCTTTCCTGCAGCAGGTTCCACCAGAGGTGCTTCTCGCCACAGCAag ACACGACCCTCTTGCGGGGCCTGATATGCAGGTTGAGCGACCCCCGACGCCCCTCACACGTACCATAGAGATCCAGACTGATTATCGTGACTCTGAGGCCCAGACAGATCCATATACTCCTGAGTATGTTGTCCGGCCTGGATCTGCCCCAGAGCTTCTCACTTTGGCTACGTTGTCACATG GTCGGGGTTTGCCGGCGGGACGTGCCGAGGTTGAGATGATAGAGAGGGCCCGAGCCAAGCGGGCGTGGGAGGCAACTTTACCTCCATTGAATGACGTCTCCCAGCTGGAGAAACGTAAACGCATGATGGATGAGATGGAGCGGAAGGAATGGGCTCTACGAGAACAGGAGATTGAAAA ACTCCAGGAGACCCGACTTGAAGTCCTCAAGCAGTTATTAAAACAGCGTGAGGAGAACCACCAGGAACTCAATATTAAACGTCTTGATAAACTGTG GTCTAAGAAACAGAAAGAAAAGGAATCAAGGATCAAGAAAATCAGgaatgaacatattaaaa CTATTCGTAAGCTTACTGACAAACGCCGTAAAGTCGAGGGCAAACTTGAGCGACGTGAGGTTATCAATGACTATGCCACGTATGGCTCCCAGACATACGCTCCACTCACCCGCGTCGGCATCTTCATTGACCGAGGCTCAGAACAATACACTGTCAAGTCCCGACACTTAAACACTTACCAGGGTCTACTAGAACTAGAGGCATCACTTCCAGATTTTGTAACCCAGCCCCGTATCAAGGGACCCAAGCCCAAAACAGTTACCAAGTCGGGCTTCGTCAAGAGAAAATACAGGCAGGAGATTGAACTTATGGATATGCATGAG ACCATCAAGGAGGCTAAACTGAAGGGAGAGGAAGAGCCCAAGCCGCTGCGATTCCTCCAGAAGATCGAGAAACCCATTCCACGCCCGCCTACACCTACAGTTGAGGTGCCGTCGCAGGAGGAGGAGGATCGAGAGTTGGCCGTGATCTTCCTTCAGCAGGTCATCAGAGGAAGAGCCATACAGAACATG ATGTATGAGGGTAAAGAGAAGCGTATGGAGCTGATCCGGGAGTTGCGCAGCACCCACGCTCTACAGGACGCCGAACAGACCTACAAGAAACAGGAGAAACAAGCCACCCTTGCGTTACAGCGACAGAGACGACTTCATGAACACCAG GAATCACTGGTTGATGAGGCCTTGGCTGGCGTGGAGGGTAAGAGTCTCGGAGATATGTTTGACTTCCTCAGCAAGGAGCTGGTACGTCTACAGGAGGAGCGCCGTATCCATGCATTTTCAATGCTTGCCGAGCGGCAGAGAAGGATACGGGAAGCAGAAGAGAGTGGTCGGAGACAGGTGGAGGAACGGAGACGGAGAGAGGAGGATGAGGTTTTCAAACAG GTTATCCGAGTTCACCAGGACACTGTAGACTCGTATTTGACATCAATTGTTATCGGCTCGATAGACGACACAGCTGATGCCCAAGCTAGAATGGAGGTTTCCGAGTATGCAGAGAAAATCAATGATATCGCTTACGATCTGGAGGACAA aCGAACCCAACTACAGTCAGAGGAGATTGTTGCTGACCTCGTCCACTGTTTCCTTATTCCTGAAGTCCAGAAACAGACCGTCAGAGAAAAAA ttcgTCAGGACCAGAGGAGGTACCTTGTGGCTGCGCATAATGAAATTCATAAAGACAGTGAGCAGGTCATATCCATGTACCCCCGCCAACCCAAAACTGTGACCCCACCCTCCAGTTCCACCCCCACACCGCCCAAGTGA
- the LOC128234867 gene encoding homeobox protein PKNOX1-like, producing MSTVTHVIPTGQAFSADGQQVINLVASSVALATPNQDGTMVFSDASVLVQPLYTPSGLQAIQSPSTDANMDREKQAIYKHPLFPLMAMLFEKCEQASASCDVASPQSISEDMQVFLMHQEKENTPLLEENGELDNLIIKAIQVLRIHLLELEKVNELCKDFCQRYTNCLKGKLQSENLLRTESDYDQSMFDEPPTEEGLGTVQTLVSTPTGSGLILQQPTVATMPTLGPGQIMSGGTIYQMVQTPQGLVAQPVQIQQTMSTLSPQLIHGSTPLSQIGVPTSTLSSVSVPSSAGSGPLNMPLNSMAGSFDSDDEDTSKSKKSKRGVLPKSATQVMKSWLFQHIVHPYPTEDEKRQIATQTNLTLLQVNNWFINARRRILQPMLDAGNPEQSKTKKPKPQTKPPQRFWPFGSNQGSSGAATSTMTPPPSTVTSPSLAGAGSSIQTLVIPSGPLFTADGQLVSIPGMNMHDMKGSIKLNISDDDPLSPDMKEPSDTNNNSHNTDNDSNENDGLT from the exons ATGTCCACGGTCACTCATGTGatacctactggtcaggcttttTCCGCAGATGGTCAACAAGTGATCAATCTGGTCGCTTCTTCTGTTGCCTTGGCAACACCAAACCAAGATGGAACCATGGTTTTCAG TGATGCGTCAGTCTTGGTTCAGCCGCTGTACACACCTTCCGGCCTCCAGGCCATTCAGTCTCCAAGTACAGACGCCAACATGGACAGGGAAAAACAGGCCATCTATAA GCACCCACTATTCCCACTGATGGCAATGTTGTTTGAGAAGTGTGAGCAGGCCTCAGCTTCTTGCGATGTTGCGAGCCCACAGTCTATTTCCGAGGACATGCAGGTCTTCCTCATGCACCAAGAGAAGGAAAACACCCCACTGCTTGAAGAAAATGGGGAGCTGGATAACCTG ATAATCAAGGCTATCCAAGTATTACGAATTCACCTGCTAGAGTTAGAAAAAGTGAATGAACTCTGTAAAGACTTCTGTCAGAGGTATACCAATTGTCTCAAGGGCAAGCTTCAAAGCGAAAACCTTTTAAGAACTGAGTCTGATTATGACCAATCAATGTTTGACGAACCCCCGACAGAAGAAGGACTAGGGACTGTTCAGACCCTCGTGTCGACTCCCACAGGGAGTGGGCTTATACTTCAGCAGCCAACAGTAGCTACCATGCCCACCCTGGGGCCTGGACAGATAATGTCGGGAGGAACGATATATCAGATGGTTCAGACACCGCAAGGGCTAGTGGCTCAGCCAGTACAG ATTCAACAGACCATGTCTACACTTAGTCCACAGCTGATCCACGGCAGTACGCCTCTCTCACAAATAGGAGTCCCGACATCAACTTTATCTTCAGTTTCTGTACCCAGCTCTGCAG GATCAGGACCTCTCAACATGCCTTTGAACTCAATGGCAGGCAGTTTTGACTCTGATGATGAGGATACAAGTAAAAGTAAGAAGTCAAAGCGGGGAGTACTGCCTAAATCAGCCACACAGGTCATGAAGTCATGGCTCTTCCAACATATTGTT CACCCATACCCAACTGAGGATGAGAAGAGGCAGATTGCCACACAAACAAACCTCACCCTGCTACAGGTCAATAACTG GTTTATCAATGCTCGTCGGCGAATACTTCAGCCCATGTTAGATGCTGGAAACCCTGAACAGTCCAAAACGAAAAAGCCTAAACCtcagacaaaaccaccacagcGGTTCTGGCCATTCGGATCAAACCAGGGGTCATCAGGGGCTGCGACCTCGACCATGACCCCTCCCCCCAGTACTGTGACCTCGCCAAGCTTGGCTGGAGCAGGGTCTTCTATACAGACGCTTGTCATTCCTTCTGGGCCTT taTTCACTGCAGATGGCCAGCTAGTCTCAATACCAGGGATGAATATGCATGACATGAAGGGGTCGATAAAACTGAACATTAGTGATGATGACCCCTTGTCACCTGATATGAAGGAACCAAgtgatacaaacaataacagcCACAACACAGACAATGACTCAAATGAAAACGATGGTCTAACATGA